In Henningerozyma blattae CBS 6284 chromosome 7, complete genome, a single genomic region encodes these proteins:
- the GOS1 gene encoding Gos1p (similar to Saccharomyces cerevisiae GOS1 (YHL031C); ancestral locus Anc_4.11) produces the protein MSESGASFVTVRSKAIALETKAQGLLTKYSTFAQTTSSEASGEETKLSNQLEKSLQERQDIVELLQDICDKNTNISASKLSQLQRHKEVLQDHWKSFRNIRSSIQQERNRLNLLFSVKNDIAQQRQRDSELDTDQCIQNESRRIDESHNTVDHLISQAWETRDQFRAQSNILHSANNRMLQTLQRIPGINRLIGNIGTRRRKNALILASVLTLCFLFLFFTW, from the coding sequence atgtCGGAATCGGGAGCATCATTTGTTACAGTCAGAAGCAAAGCAATTGCATTGGAAACCAAAGCACAAGGGCTACttacaaaatattcaacCTTTGCACAAACCACGAGCTCTGAAGCATCAGGTGAAGAGACTAAATTAAGTaatcaattagaaaaaagtTTACAAGAAAGACAAGATATTGTCGAATTATTACAAGATATTTGTGATAAAAACACCAACATATCAGCATCTAAACTATCACAATTACAACGTCATAAAGAAGTTTTACAAGATCATTGGAAGAGTTTCCGTAATATTAGATCTTCCATTCAACAAGAACGTAATAGATTAAACCTTTTGTTCAGTGTGAAAAACGATATTGCTCAGCAAAGACAACGCGACTCAGAACTGGATACAGATCAATGTATTCAAAATGAGTCTAGAAGGATTGACGAGTCTCATAATACAGTCGATCATTTAATCTCTCAGGCTTGGGAAACAAGAGATCAGTTCCGTGCTCAAAGTAATATATTACATAGCGCAAATAATAGAATGCTACAAACTTTACAAAGAATTCCAGGCATTAATAGAttaattggaaatattGGTACTAGAAGAAGGAAAAATGCATTAATATTAGCTAGTGTATTAACATTAtgctttttatttttgtttttcacATGGTAA